A genomic segment from Amygdalobacter nucleatus encodes:
- the nrdI gene encoding class Ib ribonucleoside-diphosphate reductase assembly flavoprotein NrdI: MALIVYYSSKSNNTHRFVEKLNLPKVRIPLAEGDNLKVNEDFVLITPTYSGGQKDADGHVLTAGAVPKDVIHFLNQVENRKHCLAVVSSGNTNFGDSYAIAGPIIANKLHVPLLHQFELLGTEYDVDKVKQAVLCIFKEQVNE; this comes from the coding sequence AGTAAATCAAACAACACCCATCGCTTTGTCGAGAAGCTAAATTTACCCAAAGTTAGGATACCTTTAGCTGAGGGGGATAATTTAAAGGTCAATGAGGACTTTGTCTTAATTACGCCAACTTATTCAGGCGGCCAGAAAGATGCAGATGGGCATGTTTTGACGGCTGGGGCAGTGCCGAAAGATGTGATTCATTTCCTAAACCAGGTGGAAAATCGCAAACATTGTTTGGCTGTAGTTTCAAGCGGCAATACTAATTTTGGCGATAGCTATGCCATTGCTGGTCCTATCATAGCTAACAAATTACATGTGCCACTTCTGCATCAGTTTGAGCTATTAGGTACAGAGTACGATGTAGACAAAGTCAAACAAGCAGTTTTATGCATATTCAAGGAGCAAGTAAATGAATAA
- the nrdE gene encoding class 1b ribonucleoside-diphosphate reductase subunit alpha, which produces MNNQHKEAYISLNALTQFKDQHGHYHFDADKEAVKLYMQAQIMPKLLKFKDIPAKLTYLVENNYYDEIVLAQYKFDFVVELFQKAADFNFTFPSLMGAMKFYQSYALMTDDKQNYLETFADRACMNALFLGHGDAQLASCLLDDILHKRLQPATPTFLNAGKKRRGEFVSCYLLRLEDNMESIARGISTSLQLSKRGGGVALCLTNLRESGAPIKGIVNQSSGVVPVMKLLEDSFSYANQLGQRQGAGAVYLNVHHPDILQFLDTKRENADEKIRIKSLSLGVVIPDITFELAKANKDMALFSPYDVEREYGKPMSDISITDEYANLLANPRIKKTYTSARKLFQTIAELHFESGYPYILFEDSANLRNPLKKVGRIIMSNLCSEIAQVNTASAYSEDLTFTKVGEDVCCNLASLNIAKVMEAAPQFAEIVEHAIYGLNLVSRASDLACAPSVQKGNLGNHALGLGAMNLHGFLAENHIFYDTEEAVDFTDIFFFCLAYHAFSASNKLAQKVGPFANFALSEYADGTYFQKYLNEDKQPKTAKVKELIKKYQLKLPTASDWRNLVERIKQSGLANAHLLAVAPTGSISYLSSCTPSLQAVVSPVEVRKEGKLGRVYVPAYKISADNYAYYQKGAYEVGPNALIDIAAAAQKHVDQAISLTLFMTSEATTRDLNKAYIYAFKKGLSSIYYVRIRQEVLEGSEHLAEDALISNLNECESCMI; this is translated from the coding sequence ATGAATAATCAGCACAAAGAAGCGTATATTTCACTAAATGCCTTAACTCAGTTCAAAGATCAGCATGGCCATTATCATTTTGATGCCGATAAAGAAGCTGTCAAATTGTATATGCAAGCACAAATAATGCCGAAGCTGCTCAAATTCAAAGACATTCCAGCCAAATTGACTTATTTAGTTGAAAATAATTACTATGACGAAATTGTTTTGGCACAATATAAATTCGACTTTGTCGTTGAATTGTTTCAGAAAGCGGCTGATTTTAATTTCACTTTCCCAAGCTTGATGGGCGCGATGAAATTTTATCAATCATATGCCTTGATGACAGACGATAAGCAGAATTATTTAGAGACATTTGCCGATCGAGCTTGCATGAATGCCTTGTTTTTGGGCCATGGTGATGCACAATTAGCTAGCTGTCTATTAGACGATATTTTGCATAAGCGTTTGCAGCCAGCTACCCCAACTTTCCTAAATGCCGGCAAAAAGCGAAGAGGCGAGTTCGTTTCGTGCTATCTTTTGCGTTTGGAAGATAATATGGAATCAATCGCCCGTGGCATTTCAACCAGCTTGCAATTATCTAAACGAGGTGGCGGGGTGGCTCTCTGCCTAACGAATCTGCGTGAAAGTGGCGCGCCGATCAAAGGCATTGTCAATCAGTCATCTGGCGTGGTGCCGGTCATGAAGCTTTTGGAAGACTCTTTTTCATATGCTAACCAATTAGGCCAAAGACAGGGTGCTGGTGCTGTTTATCTCAACGTTCATCATCCCGATATTTTGCAGTTCTTGGATACGAAGCGCGAGAATGCTGATGAAAAGATCAGAATTAAATCCTTGTCCTTAGGCGTTGTCATTCCTGATATTACCTTCGAATTAGCTAAGGCAAATAAGGATATGGCTCTCTTTTCGCCATATGATGTGGAAAGAGAGTATGGTAAGCCTATGAGTGATATTTCAATTACTGACGAATATGCCAATCTGCTGGCTAATCCTAGGATCAAAAAGACTTATACCTCAGCGCGCAAATTATTCCAAACGATTGCCGAGTTACATTTTGAATCTGGCTATCCTTATATTTTGTTCGAAGATAGTGCCAACTTAAGAAATCCGCTTAAAAAAGTAGGGCGGATCATTATGTCAAATCTCTGCTCTGAAATTGCGCAAGTCAATACAGCCAGTGCTTACAGTGAAGATTTGACTTTTACCAAGGTCGGAGAAGATGTTTGCTGCAATTTAGCTTCGCTTAATATAGCTAAGGTCATGGAAGCAGCTCCTCAGTTTGCTGAAATTGTCGAACATGCTATCTATGGACTTAACCTAGTTTCACGTGCTTCTGACCTAGCTTGTGCGCCATCTGTCCAAAAGGGCAATTTGGGCAACCATGCTCTAGGCTTAGGCGCGATGAACTTGCATGGTTTTTTAGCAGAAAATCACATCTTTTACGATACAGAAGAAGCGGTTGATTTCACCGACATTTTCTTCTTCTGTTTAGCTTACCATGCCTTCAGTGCGTCGAATAAGTTGGCACAAAAAGTTGGTCCATTTGCCAATTTCGCTCTATCTGAATATGCCGATGGTACTTACTTCCAAAAGTATCTAAACGAAGATAAGCAGCCTAAAACGGCTAAGGTTAAGGAGCTTATTAAGAAATATCAGCTCAAGTTGCCGACAGCTTCCGATTGGCGCAATTTGGTTGAACGAATTAAGCAATCTGGCTTAGCTAATGCCCATCTCTTGGCCGTGGCGCCAACTGGCTCAATTTCATACCTATCTTCCTGTACGCCAAGTCTGCAAGCAGTTGTTTCGCCTGTCGAGGTTAGAAAAGAGGGCAAGTTAGGCCGTGTCTATGTCCCAGCTTACAAAATTTCGGCTGATAATTATGCATATTATCAGAAAGGGGCGTATGAAGTAGGTCCGAATGCCTTGATTGATATAGCAGCTGCAGCTCAAAAGCATGTTGATCAGGCCATTTCGTTGACTCTGTTCATGACTTCGGAAGCTACAACGAGAGATTTAAACAAAGCTTATATCTATGCTTTCAAAAAAGGTCTATCGTCTATTTATTATGTGCGCATTCGCCAAGAGGTGTTAGAGGGTAGCGAGCATTTAGCGGAAGATGCGCTGATCAGCAATTTGAATGAATGTGAGTCGTGTATGATTTGA